In Agromyces sp. G08B096, a genomic segment contains:
- a CDS encoding alkyl sulfatase dimerization domain-containing protein — MSDPIYPFDDTRDLEDAARGHLASLEPPQVRNDAGEVVWDAASYDFLDGDAPDTVNPSLWRQSRLVARQGLFEVVDGIYQVRGLDLSNVTFVEGDTGVIVIDPLISTETAAAALELYRSVRGDRPVTGLIYTHSHVDHFGGAKGVTTQEDVDTGRVPVLAPDGFLEHAIAENVYAGTAMARRAGYMYGAALPRNARGGVGAGLGQTTSTGTVTLIPPTDLIRETGEERTIDGVRIVFQMAPGTEAPAEMHFLFPDRRALCMAENATHTLHNLLTLRGALVRDPHVWAEYLSEAIERFADDADVVFASHHWPTWGRDRIVEFLGLQRDLYAYLHDQTLRLLNQGYTGIEIAELIELPPALERAWHTHGYYGSVSHNVKAIYQRYMGWYDGNPARLWKLPPADAATRYVEFMGGADAVVEKARASFEAGELRWAAEVLDHVVFAEPQHEGAKHLLADVLEQLGFGSENGTWRSAYLSAAMELRSGNFGTPTQTSSHDLLAELPPKLFLDAVAVQVNGPKAWDLDLAIAWEFPDHGERYRSTLRNGVFSAVRDGRGETTLSVTVPRAALGALAAGDVAASEAAGLALDGDEALLPQLLGVLDPGDPGFAIITP, encoded by the coding sequence ATGAGCGATCCGATCTACCCGTTCGACGACACCCGCGACCTCGAGGATGCCGCGCGCGGCCACCTCGCGTCGCTCGAGCCGCCGCAGGTTCGGAATGATGCCGGTGAGGTCGTGTGGGATGCCGCGTCCTACGACTTCCTCGACGGCGACGCGCCCGACACCGTGAACCCGAGTCTCTGGCGCCAGTCGCGGCTGGTCGCGAGGCAGGGCCTCTTCGAGGTGGTCGACGGCATCTACCAGGTGCGCGGGCTCGACCTCTCGAACGTCACCTTCGTCGAGGGCGACACCGGGGTGATCGTGATCGACCCGCTCATCTCGACTGAGACCGCGGCGGCGGCGCTGGAGCTCTACCGCTCGGTCCGCGGCGACCGGCCCGTCACGGGCCTCATCTACACGCACAGCCACGTCGACCACTTCGGCGGCGCGAAGGGCGTGACCACGCAGGAGGACGTCGACACCGGCCGCGTGCCTGTGCTCGCGCCCGACGGATTCCTCGAGCACGCCATCGCCGAGAACGTCTACGCGGGCACCGCGATGGCCCGCCGCGCGGGCTACATGTATGGCGCGGCGCTGCCGAGGAACGCGAGGGGCGGAGTCGGCGCCGGGCTCGGCCAGACGACCTCGACCGGCACGGTGACGCTCATCCCGCCGACCGACCTCATCCGGGAGACGGGCGAGGAGCGGACGATCGACGGCGTGCGCATCGTGTTCCAGATGGCGCCCGGCACCGAGGCCCCCGCCGAGATGCACTTCCTCTTCCCCGACCGGCGTGCGCTGTGCATGGCCGAGAACGCCACCCACACGCTGCACAACCTGCTCACCCTGCGCGGCGCGCTGGTGCGCGACCCGCACGTCTGGGCGGAGTACCTGAGCGAGGCGATCGAGCGCTTCGCCGACGACGCCGACGTCGTGTTCGCCTCGCACCACTGGCCGACCTGGGGACGCGACCGCATCGTCGAGTTCCTCGGCCTGCAGCGCGACCTCTACGCGTACCTGCACGACCAGACGCTCCGACTCCTGAACCAGGGGTACACGGGCATCGAGATCGCCGAGCTCATCGAGCTCCCGCCGGCACTCGAGCGGGCGTGGCACACCCACGGCTACTACGGGTCGGTGAGCCACAACGTGAAGGCGATCTACCAGCGCTACATGGGCTGGTACGACGGCAACCCGGCCCGGCTCTGGAAGCTGCCGCCGGCCGACGCCGCGACCCGCTACGTGGAGTTCATGGGCGGCGCCGACGCCGTGGTCGAGAAGGCGAGGGCCTCGTTCGAGGCGGGCGAGCTGCGCTGGGCCGCCGAGGTGCTCGACCACGTGGTCTTCGCCGAGCCGCAGCACGAGGGGGCGAAGCACCTGCTCGCCGACGTGCTCGAGCAGCTCGGGTTCGGGTCGGAGAACGGCACCTGGCGGAGCGCCTACCTGTCCGCGGCGATGGAGCTGCGCTCGGGCAACTTCGGCACGCCGACCCAGACCTCATCGCACGACCTGCTCGCCGAGCTGCCGCCGAAGCTGTTCCTCGACGCCGTGGCCGTGCAGGTGAACGGACCGAAGGCGTGGGACCTCGATCTCGCGATCGCGTGGGAGTTCCCCGACCACGGCGAGCGCTACCGCTCGACGCTCCGCAACGGGGTGTTCTCCGCGGTCCGCGACGGCCGCGGCGAGACGACGCTCAGCGTCACCGTGCCGCGGGCCGCCCTCGGCGCGCTGGCGGCCGGCGACGTGGCCGCATCCGAGGCGGCGGGCCTGGCGCTCGACGGCGACGAGGCGCTGCTGCCGCAGCTGCTCGGCGTGCTCGACCCGGGCGACCCCGGCTTCGCGATCATCACGCCGTAG
- a CDS encoding pyridoxal-dependent decarboxylase, protein MAITRMHEVTPENERLVDLVLDYSRRRILSSDTPLDKPASPAELTRLAGRTIDERGIGAERALSIFEHVLAPACITTDHARYLSFIPTAPTKAATAFDLVVSASALYGGSWLEGAGAVHAENEVLAWLANEFGLPATAGGVFVQGGTLGNLSALVAAREAARLRVNLAGEEPPARWKVVCSAEAHSSVASAARVMDVDVVAVRPGADGTLRGDAVRAALDEHGASVFAVVATGGSTNFGIVDDLASIAALKADYDVWLHVDGAYGLAAMLSPLGRDRFSGVEHADSVIVDPHKWLFAPFDACALIYRDPEAGRRAHTQHAEYLDTLTETADWSPSDYAAHLTRRARGLPFWFSLASYGAGAYRDAISNSIRLAAEIADEIRGRDGFTLVREPQLGVVVFERDGWSKADYDAWSLRLLDEQRAFVVPSSHDGRPNTRFAILNPRTTFADLTGILDSME, encoded by the coding sequence ATGGCCATCACCCGCATGCACGAGGTCACGCCCGAGAACGAGCGACTCGTCGACCTCGTGCTCGACTACTCCCGTCGCCGCATCCTCTCGAGCGACACGCCGCTCGACAAGCCCGCCTCACCCGCCGAGCTCACCCGGCTCGCCGGACGCACCATCGACGAGCGCGGCATCGGGGCAGAGCGGGCGCTGTCGATCTTCGAGCACGTGCTCGCGCCCGCGTGCATCACCACCGACCACGCCCGGTACCTCTCGTTCATCCCGACGGCGCCGACGAAGGCGGCGACCGCGTTCGACCTCGTGGTCTCGGCGAGCGCCCTCTACGGCGGGTCCTGGCTCGAGGGCGCGGGTGCGGTGCACGCCGAGAACGAGGTGCTGGCCTGGCTTGCGAACGAGTTCGGCCTGCCCGCCACCGCGGGCGGTGTCTTCGTGCAGGGCGGCACCCTCGGCAACCTCTCCGCCCTCGTCGCGGCGCGCGAGGCCGCCCGGCTGCGGGTGAACCTCGCCGGCGAAGAGCCGCCCGCGAGGTGGAAGGTCGTCTGCAGCGCCGAGGCGCACTCGTCGGTCGCCTCGGCCGCACGGGTCATGGATGTGGACGTCGTGGCCGTTCGGCCGGGCGCCGACGGCACCCTCCGCGGCGACGCCGTGCGTGCGGCGCTCGACGAGCACGGGGCATCCGTCTTCGCCGTCGTCGCGACCGGCGGCTCGACGAACTTCGGCATCGTCGACGACCTCGCCTCGATCGCCGCGTTGAAGGCCGACTACGACGTGTGGCTGCACGTCGACGGCGCCTACGGCCTGGCCGCGATGCTCTCCCCGCTCGGCCGTGACCGGTTCTCGGGCGTCGAGCACGCCGACTCGGTCATCGTCGACCCGCACAAGTGGCTCTTCGCCCCGTTCGACGCGTGCGCGCTGATCTACCGCGACCCCGAGGCGGGCCGCCGGGCGCACACCCAGCACGCCGAGTACCTCGACACCCTGACCGAGACCGCCGACTGGAGCCCGTCGGACTACGCCGCCCACCTCACCCGACGCGCCCGCGGCCTGCCGTTCTGGTTCTCGCTCGCGAGCTACGGCGCCGGCGCCTACCGCGACGCGATCTCCAACTCGATCCGGCTCGCCGCCGAGATCGCCGACGAGATCCGCGGACGCGACGGGTTCACTCTCGTGCGGGAGCCGCAGCTCGGCGTCGTGGTGTTCGAGCGCGACGGCTGGTCGAAGGCCGACTACGACGCGTGGTCGCTGCGCCTGCTCGACGAGCAGCGTGCGTTCGTGGTGCCGAGCTCGCACGACGGACGGCCGAACACCCGGTTCGCGATCCTCAACCCGCGCACCACGTTCGCCGACCTCACGGGCATCCTCGACAGCATGGAGTGA
- a CDS encoding pyridoxamine 5'-phosphate oxidase family protein — protein MGHGGTPVTTVAELEEIVGQPLPSARGKTRHRLHEIHRRWLEASPLCFIATADAAGNADVSPKGDPPGFTLVLDEHTIAIPERPGNRRADGFHNLLANPHVGLVYVIPGRGDTLRINGRARVLRDVPYADRMTVRGHVPTLVVEVSVDEVFFHCSKAFLRSKTWDPETWTPDAAPRRAVIAQTLERPDDSLEELEAYYGPSYAEKIYG, from the coding sequence ATGGGCCACGGAGGAACACCCGTCACAACCGTCGCCGAGCTCGAGGAGATCGTCGGCCAGCCGCTCCCGTCCGCACGGGGCAAGACCCGCCACCGGCTGCACGAGATCCACCGGCGATGGCTCGAGGCATCCCCCCTGTGCTTCATCGCGACGGCCGACGCGGCCGGCAACGCGGATGTCTCGCCGAAGGGCGACCCACCCGGCTTCACGCTCGTGCTCGACGAGCACACCATCGCGATCCCCGAACGGCCGGGCAACCGGCGCGCCGACGGCTTCCACAACCTCCTCGCGAACCCGCACGTCGGGCTCGTCTACGTCATCCCCGGGCGCGGCGACACGCTCCGCATCAACGGCCGGGCCCGGGTGCTGCGGGACGTGCCCTACGCCGACCGCATGACGGTGCGCGGTCACGTGCCGACGCTCGTGGTCGAGGTCAGCGTCGACGAGGTGTTCTTCCACTGCTCGAAGGCGTTCCTCCGGTCGAAGACCTGGGACCCCGAGACCTGGACGCCCGACGCCGCGCCCCGCCGCGCCGTCATCGCGCAGACGCTCGAACGCCCCGACGACTCCCTCGAGGAACTCGAGGCCTACTACGGCCCGTCGTACGCGGAGAAGATCTACGGCTGA
- a CDS encoding NAD(P)-binding domain-containing protein: MTLLETPALRRPLTAPELDPLPVAVIGAGPIGLAAAAHLAERGLPFVILEAGDAVGAGIRRWGHTRLFSPWKHVVDPASRRRLEASGWTLPAAEHLPTGTELVERYLEPLALLEPLDGRIRTGARVEAVTRRGMDRTRSAGRAETPFLLRIRTSDGTEELLARAVIDTSGTSEHPNSLGSSGLDPLGLDGVADRVWHALPDVLGRDREHFAGRHVTVVGAGHSAANTLLALAELAEEEPATRITWLIRNASAVRVTTSDDDGLAARASIGRRVDALVAAGRIRVVDRFEIVRLARLDDGVAADGAVRLIGARGDDLVEHDTDLVVNATGFRPDLAMLREIRLDLDEVVEAPRRLAPLIDPNVHTCGTVEPHGFAELEHPEPGFFLAGMKSYGRAPTFLLATGYEQVRSIAAWLAGDLAAASAVELELPATGVCSTSLAPDGSSCGPSDGGGCCG; this comes from the coding sequence ATGACCCTCCTCGAGACCCCCGCCCTGCGTCGACCGCTCACCGCGCCCGAACTCGACCCCCTGCCCGTCGCCGTCATCGGCGCCGGCCCGATCGGGCTCGCGGCCGCGGCGCACCTCGCCGAACGCGGCCTGCCGTTCGTGATCCTCGAAGCGGGCGACGCCGTCGGCGCCGGCATCCGGAGATGGGGGCACACCCGGCTCTTCTCGCCGTGGAAGCACGTCGTCGACCCGGCGTCGCGTCGCCGCCTCGAGGCGAGCGGATGGACGCTCCCCGCCGCCGAGCACCTGCCCACCGGAACCGAACTCGTCGAGCGCTACCTCGAACCGCTCGCCCTGCTCGAGCCGCTCGACGGGCGCATCCGCACCGGTGCCAGAGTCGAGGCCGTGACCCGGCGCGGCATGGACCGCACCCGGTCGGCGGGGCGCGCTGAGACGCCGTTCCTGCTCCGGATCCGCACGTCCGACGGAACCGAGGAACTCCTCGCACGCGCGGTGATCGACACGTCCGGCACGTCGGAGCATCCGAACAGCCTCGGCTCGTCCGGCCTCGACCCGCTCGGCCTCGACGGGGTCGCCGACCGGGTCTGGCACGCCCTGCCCGACGTGCTCGGCCGCGACCGCGAGCACTTCGCCGGCCGCCACGTCACGGTCGTCGGCGCGGGCCACTCCGCGGCCAATACACTGCTCGCCCTGGCCGAGCTGGCCGAGGAGGAGCCGGCGACCCGCATCACCTGGCTCATCCGCAACGCGAGCGCCGTCCGGGTCACGACCTCCGACGACGACGGACTCGCCGCCCGCGCGTCCATCGGCCGACGCGTCGACGCGCTCGTCGCGGCCGGCCGGATCCGGGTGGTCGACCGGTTCGAGATCGTGCGGCTGGCGCGGCTCGACGATGGCGTGGCGGCCGACGGCGCGGTCCGGCTGATCGGCGCGCGCGGCGACGACCTCGTCGAGCACGACACCGACCTCGTGGTGAACGCCACCGGTTTCCGCCCCGACCTCGCGATGCTCCGCGAGATCCGCCTCGATCTCGACGAGGTCGTGGAGGCGCCGAGGCGCCTGGCGCCCCTCATCGACCCCAATGTGCACACGTGCGGCACGGTCGAACCCCACGGCTTCGCCGAGCTCGAGCACCCCGAGCCGGGCTTCTTCCTCGCGGGCATGAAGAGCTACGGCCGGGCGCCCACGTTCCTCCTCGCCACGGGCTACGAGCAGGTGCGCTCGATCGCCGCCTGGCTCGCGGGCGACCTCGCCGCGGCCAGCGCGGTCGAGCTCGAGCTGCCCGCAACCGGGGTGTGCTCCACGAGCCTCGCGCCCGACGGCTCGTCGTGCGGCCCCTCCGACGGCGGCGGATGCTGCGGGTGA
- a CDS encoding YcnI family protein gives MTQHIPTPRPRTARPRTALAATAALGGGLLLALAAPLSASAHVGVEPTSTAEGSYTVVAFAIPHGCGDSPTTKLTFTMPEGVDRVTPTVNSGWTIEKVVEELPEPKTDSHGANLVDRDAQVVYTAVTPLPSDLRDVIELSFQLPADAAGETLAFPVLQECAEGSTDWSELAEEGEEEPEHPAPSIVVTAAEAGGHGHGGASDEAMDDPADASGASDATAATGDDPVARWLAVGGLAVGVAGVVLAVLARRRPARG, from the coding sequence ATGACCCAGCACATCCCTACCCCGCGCCCCCGCACCGCCCGCCCCCGCACCGCCCTGGCCGCGACGGCCGCCCTCGGCGGCGGCCTCCTCCTCGCCCTCGCCGCGCCGCTGTCGGCATCGGCGCACGTCGGCGTCGAGCCGACCAGCACCGCAGAAGGCTCGTACACCGTCGTCGCCTTCGCCATCCCGCACGGCTGCGGCGACAGCCCGACCACGAAGCTCACGTTCACCATGCCCGAGGGCGTCGACCGGGTCACCCCGACGGTCAACTCCGGCTGGACGATCGAGAAGGTGGTCGAGGAACTGCCCGAGCCGAAGACCGACAGCCACGGGGCGAACCTCGTCGACCGTGACGCGCAGGTCGTCTACACGGCCGTCACTCCGCTGCCGTCCGACCTCCGCGACGTGATCGAGCTCAGCTTCCAGCTGCCCGCCGACGCGGCCGGCGAGACGCTCGCCTTCCCGGTGCTGCAGGAGTGCGCCGAGGGCTCGACCGACTGGAGCGAGCTCGCCGAGGAGGGCGAAGAGGAGCCCGAGCACCCGGCGCCCTCGATCGTCGTCACCGCCGCGGAGGCCGGCGGCCACGGCCACGGCGGCGCGAGCGATGAAGCGATGGATGACCCGGCCGACGCCTCGGGCGCTTCCGATGCGACTGCCGCGACCGGCGACGACCCGGTCGCGCGCTGGCTCGCCGTCGGCGGGCTCGCCGTCGGCGTCGCGGGCGTGGTGCTCGCGGTGCTCGCGCGCCGTCGCCCCGCGCGCGGCTGA
- a CDS encoding M20/M25/M40 family metallo-hydrolase, with the protein MTSPEAVRRPRGANAWLAAHERDLADDLLRWVAIPSVAGDPERTDALAWSAAELEALCRTAGFPVVETWEQGESCTVFAEWTTDASAPTVLVYSHHDVRATQGERWTETEPFTPVERDGVVFGRGASDAKGQVLAHLWGLRAHLVAGGRTAPAVNLKLLIEGEEELGSPNLADLLEEHRDRLDCDLIVFSDTTLLDADHPAICMSVRGMVGATITVHGPEADVHSGAVSGAAPNPVLELAGLLAGLQDDAQRITLPGHYDDVVTPTPEERRWYERLPFDEADWVERSRTTRVVGESGYHVPERLWARPSLEVITVRAGDVEGMTRAVIPATATAELSIRLVDGQHPQRVAEQLERWLAERMPRDRWELEITHKTAGAPYRTPSDHPAVGALAEAMATGFGVGVDEVGRMGNAGGGPADLLTRTLGAPIVFFGTGLVEDRWHAPDERVRLDVLRHGAATLADWWPRLADALR; encoded by the coding sequence ATGACCTCCCCCGAGGCGGTGCGCCGGCCGCGCGGTGCGAACGCCTGGCTCGCGGCCCACGAACGCGACCTCGCCGACGACCTCCTGCGCTGGGTCGCGATCCCCTCCGTCGCGGGCGACCCCGAACGCACGGACGCGCTCGCATGGTCGGCCGCCGAGCTCGAGGCGCTCTGCCGCACCGCCGGCTTCCCGGTGGTCGAGACCTGGGAGCAGGGCGAGAGCTGCACGGTGTTCGCCGAGTGGACGACGGATGCCTCGGCGCCGACGGTCCTCGTCTACAGCCACCACGATGTGCGGGCCACGCAGGGCGAGCGCTGGACCGAGACCGAGCCGTTCACGCCCGTCGAACGCGACGGCGTCGTCTTCGGCCGCGGTGCATCTGATGCGAAGGGCCAGGTGCTCGCGCACCTGTGGGGGCTCCGTGCGCATCTCGTCGCCGGCGGCCGCACCGCACCGGCGGTGAACCTCAAGCTCCTCATCGAGGGCGAGGAGGAGCTGGGCTCGCCGAACCTCGCCGACCTGCTCGAAGAGCACCGCGACCGGCTCGACTGCGACCTGATCGTCTTCTCCGACACCACGCTCCTCGACGCCGATCACCCCGCGATCTGCATGAGCGTGCGCGGCATGGTCGGGGCGACGATCACCGTGCACGGGCCTGAGGCCGACGTGCACAGCGGAGCCGTCTCGGGTGCGGCGCCGAACCCGGTGCTGGAGCTCGCCGGGCTCCTGGCGGGCCTCCAGGACGACGCGCAGCGGATCACCCTGCCCGGCCACTACGACGACGTGGTGACCCCGACGCCGGAGGAACGTCGCTGGTACGAGCGGCTGCCCTTCGACGAGGCCGACTGGGTCGAGCGGTCGCGAACGACGCGGGTGGTCGGAGAGTCCGGCTACCACGTGCCCGAGCGGCTCTGGGCGCGACCCTCGCTCGAGGTCATCACGGTCCGCGCGGGCGACGTCGAAGGGATGACCCGCGCGGTCATCCCCGCGACGGCGACCGCGGAGCTCAGCATCCGCCTGGTCGACGGCCAGCACCCCCAGCGTGTCGCCGAGCAGCTCGAACGCTGGCTCGCCGAGCGGATGCCCCGCGACCGGTGGGAGCTCGAGATCACCCACAAGACGGCCGGAGCGCCGTACCGCACGCCATCCGACCACCCGGCGGTCGGAGCGCTGGCCGAGGCCATGGCCACGGGCTTCGGTGTCGGGGTCGACGAGGTCGGGCGTATGGGCAACGCGGGCGGCGGGCCGGCGGATCTACTGACCCGCACGCTCGGGGCGCCCATCGTGTTCTTCGGCACGGGGCTCGTGGAAGACCGCTGGCATGCCCCCGACGAGCGGGTCCGCCTCGACGTGCTGCGCCACGGCGCCGCGACGCTCGCCGACTGGTGGCCGCGGCTCGCCGACGCGCTGCGGTGA
- a CDS encoding arsenate reductase ArsC, whose protein sequence is MTDRPSVLFVCVHNAGRSQMAAGYLRALAGDRVEVRSAGSEPKDEINPVAVAAMAEEGIDLAGATPKILTVDAVKESDVVITMGCGDACPIFPGKRYEDWELDDPAGQAIEAVRPIRDEIRRRVEALVADLLPG, encoded by the coding sequence ATGACCGACCGCCCCTCCGTCCTCTTCGTCTGCGTGCACAACGCCGGCCGCTCGCAGATGGCCGCCGGGTACCTGCGCGCCCTCGCCGGCGACCGGGTCGAGGTGCGCTCCGCGGGCTCCGAACCGAAGGACGAGATCAACCCCGTTGCCGTCGCAGCGATGGCCGAGGAGGGCATCGATCTCGCCGGCGCCACCCCGAAGATCCTCACGGTCGACGCCGTCAAGGAGTCCGACGTGGTCATCACCATGGGCTGCGGCGACGCGTGCCCGATCTTCCCCGGCAAGCGGTACGAGGACTGGGAGCTCGACGACCCGGCCGGCCAGGCGATCGAAGCCGTGCGACCCATCCGCGACGAGATCCGGCGTCGCGTCGAGGCGCTCGTCGCCGACCTGCTGCCGGGCTGA